Proteins encoded in a region of the Procambarus clarkii isolate CNS0578487 chromosome 28, FALCON_Pclarkii_2.0, whole genome shotgun sequence genome:
- the LOC123755088 gene encoding dual specificity protein kinase shkD-like codes for MEYKRQATYHQQEHNQILAISQTKLSNYINKRNSTDNNSSSSNSSSRRFKCNKPIMSGKKEINILHFFSTLQDDVTNDNSNTLVTCVLDKGELTNDNVHRHHPQPTQPTQTTQPTQTTQTTQPPQPTQPTQPTQTTQPTQSIQPTQTTQTTQPTQPTQTTQPTANTANTDNTANTANTANTANTANTANTANTDNTANTANTANTANTANTANTDNTANTDNS; via the exons ATGGAATATAAAAGACAAGCAACGTATCATCAGCAGGAACACAATCAAATACTAGCAATAAGTCAGACAAAATTAAGCAATTACATCAACAAGAGAAACAGCAccgataacaacagcagcagcagcaacagcagcagcaggag ATTCAAATGCAATAAACCCATAATGAGTGGAAAAAAGGaaattaatattttgcatttctttAGTACTTTACAAGATGATGTAACTAATGATAACAGTAACACACTAGTAACATGTGTACTTGACAAGGGCGAGCTGACCAATG ACAATGTACACAGACATCATCCACAGCCAACACAGCCAACACAGACAACACAGCCAACACAGACAACAcagacaacacagccaccacagccaacACAGCCAACACAGCCAACACAGACAACACAGCCAACACAGTCAATACAGCCAACACAGACAACACAGACAACACAGCCAACACAGCCAACACAGACAACACAGCCAACAGCCAACACAGCCAACACAGACAACACAGCCAACACAGCCAACACAGCCAACACAGCCAACACAGCCAACACAGCCAACACAGCCAACACAGACAACACAGCCAACACAGCCAACACAGCCAACACAGCCAACACAGCCAACACAGCCAACACAGACAACACAGCCAACACAGACAACTCATAA
- the LOC123755087 gene encoding uncharacterized protein — MCPSAQEARYDVQYSALLILSWAVSQRQVMGTITFPQVDIAEASSNDPTSYNTVSNDPTSDNTVSNDPTSDNTVSNDPTSDNTVSNDPTSDNTVSNDPTSDNTVSKDPTSDNTVSNDPTSDNTVSNDPTSDNTVSNDPTSDNTVSKDPTSDNTVSNDPTSDNTVSNDPTSDNTVSKDPTSDNTVSNDPTSDNTVSNDPTTDNTVSNDPTSDNTVSKDPTTDNTVSNDPTSDNTDSNDPTSDNTVSNDPTSDNTVSNDPTSDNTVSKDPTSDNTVSNDPTSDNTVSKDPTSDNTVSNDPTSDNTDSNDPTTDNTDSNDPTTDNTDSNDPTTDNTDSNDPTTDNTDSNDPTTDNTDSNDPTTDNTWLCGSQYRFFSSFLQSLFLVSKS, encoded by the exons ATGTGCCCAAGTGCCCAAGAAGCGCGGTACGATGTGCAGTACTCCGCCCTCTTGATATTATCATGGGCTGTTTCTCAGCGGCAAGTGATGGGTACCATCACCTTCCCCCAAGTAGATATTGCTGAAG CCAGCAGTAATGACCCCACCAGTTACAACACTGTCAGCAATGACCCCACCAGTGACAACACTGTCAGTAATGACCCCACCAGTGACAACACTGTCAGTAATGACCCCACCAGTGACAACACTGTCAGTAATGACCCCACCAGTGACAACACTGTCAGTAATGACCCCACCAGTGACAACACTGTTAGTAAAGACCCCACCAGTGACAACACTGTCAGTAATGACCCCACCAGTGACAACACTGTCAGTAATGACCCCACCAGTGACAACACTGTCAGTAATGACCCCACCAGTGACAACACTGTTAGTAAAGACCCCACCAGTGACAACACTGTCAGTAATGACCCCACCAGTGACAACACTGTCAGTAATGACCCCACCAGTGACAACACTGTTAGTAAAGACCCCACCAGTGACAACACTGTCAGTAATGACCCCACCAGTGACAACACTGTCAGTAATGACCCCACCACTGACAACACTGTCAGTAATGACCCCACCAGTGACAACACTGTTAGTAAAGACCCCACCACTGACAACACTGTCAGTAATGACCCCACCAGTGACAACACTGACAGTAATGACCCCACCAGTGACAACACTGTCAGTAATGACCCCACCAGTGACAACACTGTCAGTAATGACCCCACCAGTGACAACACTGTTAGTAAAGACCCCACCAGTGACAACACTGTCAGTAATGACCCTACCAGTGACAACACTGTTAGTAAAGACCCCACCAGTGACAACACTGTCAGTAATGACCCCACCAGTGACAACACTGACAGTAATGACCCCACCACTGACAACACTGACAGTAATGACCCCACCACTGACAACACTGACAGTAATGACCCCACCACTGACAACACTGACAGTAATGACCCCACCACTGACAACACTGACAGTAATGACCCCACCACTGACAACACTGACAGTAATGACCCCACCACTGACAACACTTGGCTCTGTGGCTCTCAGTATAGATTTTTTTCCTCCTTTCTGCAATCACTTTTTTTAGTGTCTAAATCTTGA